A genomic segment from Candidatus Krumholzibacteriota bacterium encodes:
- a CDS encoding DUF4388 domain-containing protein — protein MAIQSSISELGLFELFQILHMNAKTGRLIVSDTPDGREAQVLFHDGAVSFAQVYDRAARPVPALLVEWGVLDDESLRRMEATLPRYADLLACLDGEGIVPRSHMENFLGNRVRECVYELFKWDRGECRFIDEELDARTEVLVALNTENLILEGARRIDEWTNIKNKVPSRHSVFRFCADKEKDQALNLKPLEWEILSLIDGNRSVDEVNGAVGEDLFSTSKLIYGLVVMGVIELRDADDDGAADGSEQRTQSLIERGRELYGRLNLERAAAEFEKAVQLDPECFEAIRMLGEIYYKMDRLSEALMYLAKARSMDPANQKAMFIKGYLHARLGEVEQAIGEWEELRDKASSRRIADLVTHRIAAAKEWEKVLQEY, from the coding sequence ATGGCCATCCAGTCATCGATCAGCGAGCTCGGTCTCTTCGAGCTCTTCCAGATCCTGCACATGAACGCCAAGACGGGCCGGTTGATCGTCTCCGACACCCCCGACGGCCGTGAAGCGCAGGTCCTGTTCCATGACGGAGCGGTCTCTTTCGCCCAGGTGTACGACAGGGCGGCGCGACCCGTGCCCGCGCTCCTCGTCGAGTGGGGCGTTCTCGACGACGAGTCCTTGCGGCGGATGGAGGCGACCCTGCCGCGATACGCCGACCTCCTCGCCTGCCTGGACGGGGAGGGGATCGTTCCCCGCAGCCACATGGAGAACTTCCTCGGCAACCGCGTGAGGGAATGCGTCTACGAACTCTTCAAGTGGGACCGGGGGGAGTGCCGTTTCATCGACGAGGAGCTCGACGCGCGCACCGAGGTCCTCGTGGCCCTCAACACGGAGAATCTCATCCTCGAGGGAGCGAGACGCATCGACGAGTGGACCAATATCAAGAACAAGGTGCCTTCCCGGCACTCCGTCTTCCGCTTCTGCGCGGACAAGGAGAAGGACCAGGCGCTCAACCTGAAGCCGCTCGAGTGGGAGATCCTCTCCCTGATCGACGGCAACCGGTCCGTCGACGAGGTGAACGGCGCGGTGGGCGAGGATCTCTTCTCCACGAGCAAGCTGATCTACGGGCTTGTCGTCATGGGAGTCATCGAGCTTCGCGACGCCGACGACGACGGGGCGGCGGACGGAAGCGAGCAACGGACGCAGTCGCTCATCGAACGCGGGCGGGAGCTGTACGGGCGACTGAACCTCGAACGGGCCGCCGCGGAATTCGAGAAGGCCGTCCAGCTCGATCCCGAATGCTTCGAGGCCATCCGGATGCTCGGGGAGATCTACTACAAGATGGACCGCCTCAGCGAGGCCCTCATGTACCTCGCGAAGGCCCGCTCAATGGATCCCGCCAACCAGAAGGCGATGTTCATCAAGGGATATCTCCACGCCAGGCTCGGCGAGGTCGAGCAGGCGATCGGCGAGTGGGAGGAACTGCGGGATAAGGCGTCGAGCCGCAGGATCGCCGATCTCGTCACGCACCGGATCGCCGCGGCGAAGGAGTGGGAGAAGGTGCTCCAGGAGTACTAG